Proteins found in one Methanospirillum hungatei JF-1 genomic segment:
- a CDS encoding McrC family protein: MGYPPLTLFEWVEYPVTIGSHPKITDGVLTLPQEFFDILDECDPKQQIFARTTKTLTPINMVGVIRIGDVTIQILPKLFRDHLNEHKGTIFRNLAVMLSYTNLKPLSSDLTSMDQEDIDMLELFLRIFSEQLHHLLFRCQHRQYLNRDEHLKFIKGRIQVNKYWNPAQLERIPCTFKELTQDTLLNRIFKFCATLMSRHTQNEETKEHLKGILQILEPVTYTHVTSSETRFVILDRLTEQFAPLLRFCEIYLRHSTITLQASQVEIFSLLIPMERVFEQFISGVLSEQSHLLPEGATVYSQYPGGHLAQTLDGRGIFELRPDIFIDHPRIPVIIDTKYKMPKKSSSNSGIKQSDIYQMFGYGAKKNVPALMLLYPDIGEKIDIDLEFSYDNCRLSALLIRSITLTYDLADPVQWEMWLEELRGIMHDMYDRASHYAQVDTSIPVQIHV, encoded by the coding sequence ATGGGTTATCCTCCACTGACGCTCTTTGAATGGGTGGAATATCCGGTCACCATTGGATCCCACCCAAAGATTACTGATGGAGTTCTAACTCTTCCCCAGGAATTTTTTGATATTCTGGATGAATGTGATCCAAAGCAGCAAATATTTGCAAGAACGACAAAAACGCTTACCCCCATCAATATGGTAGGAGTAATTCGGATTGGTGACGTAACTATCCAGATTTTACCAAAGTTATTTCGCGACCATCTGAATGAGCATAAAGGGACCATATTTCGAAACCTTGCAGTCATGCTCAGTTATACCAATCTCAAACCCTTATCGAGCGATCTTACATCCATGGATCAGGAGGATATAGACATGCTTGAATTATTCCTCCGGATCTTTTCAGAGCAACTCCACCATCTTCTCTTTCGGTGTCAACACCGGCAATATCTGAACAGGGATGAACATCTGAAGTTTATTAAGGGTCGAATTCAGGTCAATAAATATTGGAATCCCGCACAGTTGGAGAGAATTCCCTGCACTTTTAAAGAACTGACACAGGATACTCTTCTCAACAGGATCTTTAAGTTTTGCGCCACTCTGATGTCCCGGCACACACAAAATGAGGAGACGAAGGAGCATCTAAAGGGAATTTTACAGATCCTGGAACCAGTTACGTATACTCATGTTACCTCATCAGAAACCAGATTCGTCATTCTTGACCGGTTGACAGAACAGTTTGCCCCTTTGCTCCGGTTTTGTGAGATTTATCTCAGGCATAGCACCATTACCTTACAGGCATCACAGGTTGAGATCTTCTCTCTTCTTATCCCAATGGAAAGAGTCTTTGAACAATTCATTTCAGGAGTTTTATCAGAGCAGTCACACCTCCTTCCTGAAGGAGCAACTGTTTATTCACAATACCCAGGGGGACATCTCGCTCAAACCCTTGACGGAAGAGGTATTTTTGAATTGAGGCCTGATATCTTTATTGATCATCCTCGCATTCCGGTCATCATTGACACGAAATATAAAATGCCTAAAAAATCATCTTCGAATTCTGGTATTAAACAATCCGACATTTACCAGATGTTTGGATATGGAGCGAAAAAGAATGTTCCAGCCCTGATGCTCCTCTACCCGGACATTGGAGAGAAAATTGATATTGACTTGGAATTTTCATATGACAATTGCCGGTTATCTGCATTATTGATACGGTCCATAACACTGACGTATGATCTCGCTGACCCAGTGCAATGGGAAATGTGGTTAGAGGAACTGAGAGGAATTATGCATGATATGTATGATCGGGCTTCCCACTATGCACAGGTGGATACATCAATTCCAGTCCAGATCCATGTATGA
- a CDS encoding AAA family ATPase, which translates to MKFIHALHEDDVPFYFANNKGEKLTEEIAFDKNNDESYGISSLEIISPNVALKTLDKSTFFAGGLAIPKKSYKYFGIENLQSNQRKPTTIIYRNKKFEAYFTAQKSYKALQYYNDFMVEIRNKYPYAAKKLREYRGKIDNGPKMEITINLEKNELNIDFIGDDIMNDYIPFSSEDFLKLFSDIKKFVAQSHSHDLTTKSYIEYFGEFQVTKSFGQGTPAKVSWLSLSVSSEQQKRYFVSFYYDKFGKLFLVLGIKEDIQEKYDWPSDIQKIYPRFSDINVSDAIANRYPKSRIFKEFSVDIKNIDTSLEALKEDIEQSLSNALQLLFQVINSSEKPKIIWRLSPGKKGIYWEEWRNANICSLNIPEYKPYFNELDQITDRDSFKTRLKELARIVHPENSNFDLSISHQNTIWSYFHEMKIGDTIIASTGKSRIYGIGTIKSNVLFQDSEDCPVIREVHWEYDDLNIPIPSEVSGNFLSALNKLSLDDYSKIITSIESGFSTNLDSIIQLLERKGQIILYGPPGTGKTYSVQSLIKKTASTPYISTTKDYGNIQFFWLITYKDKYDDISTINSKSIYTYQWKSNYNYSKYFYMINEGDYFAIYLWDENKIIGYAKCIKKDEESFQYQFITLLDGPKYGILKSDPEFSKGKIIRTKGNARITILENEEFERLIFLSGIKYEELGIKITGNEIIQYPSEFITFHQSFSYEEFIEGLRPITDADGRISYSVKEGIFKDLCRTAYNTLLTLANIDKRWNEDQDVPHLTDEETQYALSLAPKVPFYLVIDEINRGDISRIFGELITLLEKDKRLLAPHEITTKLPSSRTRFGIPPNLFLIGTMNTADKSIALIDIALRRRFGFIEMMPDYDLLYRTLSSDDESLLEVYSIAIALLRTINQRILEEHDREHQIGHSFLLKLKDARTRDQAISELSMIWYHEIIPLLHEYFYDAPRKLFKVIGPEFMKSDPKCIYFYPEKEGESFLSACKSISKGYDLNGLSSTDAL; encoded by the coding sequence GTGAAATTTATACACGCTCTCCATGAAGATGATGTTCCATTTTATTTTGCCAATAATAAGGGGGAAAAATTGACAGAAGAGATTGCTTTTGATAAAAACAATGATGAATCCTATGGAATTAGCTCATTGGAGATTATATCTCCAAATGTTGCTCTCAAAACACTTGACAAATCAACTTTTTTTGCAGGTGGCCTAGCAATACCTAAAAAGTCGTATAAATATTTTGGAATTGAAAATTTACAATCAAATCAGAGAAAACCAACCACAATAATCTATAGAAATAAAAAATTTGAAGCATATTTTACTGCACAAAAAAGTTACAAGGCTTTACAATATTATAACGACTTCATGGTAGAAATAAGAAACAAATATCCCTATGCTGCGAAAAAATTAAGAGAATATCGAGGGAAAATTGACAACGGCCCAAAAATGGAAATTACCATAAATCTTGAAAAAAATGAATTGAACATTGACTTCATTGGAGATGATATTATGAATGATTACATCCCCTTTTCTTCAGAAGACTTTTTAAAACTTTTTTCAGACATTAAAAAGTTCGTTGCGCAATCTCATTCGCATGATCTTACCACAAAAAGTTATATTGAATATTTTGGAGAATTCCAAGTAACAAAATCATTTGGACAAGGAACTCCTGCTAAGGTTTCATGGTTATCACTAAGTGTTTCTTCAGAACAACAGAAGCGATATTTTGTTTCTTTTTATTATGATAAATTCGGTAAACTTTTTCTTGTTCTAGGCATTAAAGAAGACATCCAAGAAAAATACGATTGGCCTAGCGATATTCAAAAAATTTATCCAAGATTTTCTGACATTAATGTATCTGATGCAATAGCAAATCGATATCCAAAATCAAGAATTTTCAAAGAATTCTCTGTTGATATTAAAAATATTGATACCTCTTTAGAGGCTCTCAAAGAGGATATAGAGCAAAGCCTCTCTAATGCCCTACAATTATTATTTCAGGTTATTAATAGCAGTGAAAAACCTAAAATTATTTGGAGATTGTCTCCGGGTAAAAAGGGAATTTATTGGGAAGAATGGAGAAATGCGAATATTTGTTCTTTAAACATACCTGAATACAAACCATATTTCAATGAACTGGACCAAATAACTGACAGGGACTCATTTAAAACTCGCTTGAAAGAATTAGCAAGAATAGTTCATCCTGAAAATTCAAATTTTGATCTCTCTATTAGTCACCAAAATACAATTTGGTCTTATTTTCATGAAATGAAAATCGGAGACACTATTATCGCATCTACTGGAAAAAGTAGAATATATGGCATTGGAACAATAAAATCGAATGTCTTATTTCAAGATTCTGAAGATTGTCCTGTGATTAGAGAAGTGCATTGGGAATATGATGATCTAAATATTCCGATCCCTTCAGAAGTAAGTGGTAATTTTCTTAGTGCGTTAAATAAACTATCATTAGATGATTACTCAAAAATTATTACATCTATTGAGAGCGGTTTTTCTACTAATCTAGATTCAATAATTCAGTTATTAGAGAGAAAGGGACAGATTATACTTTATGGGCCTCCTGGAACTGGAAAAACTTATTCGGTTCAATCATTAATTAAAAAAACAGCATCAACACCCTATATATCAACTACAAAGGATTATGGAAATATCCAATTCTTTTGGCTAATTACCTATAAAGACAAATATGACGATATTTCTACGATAAATTCTAAATCAATTTACACCTATCAATGGAAATCAAATTATAATTATTCCAAATATTTCTACATGATTAATGAGGGAGACTATTTTGCAATTTACCTTTGGGATGAGAATAAAATTATTGGATATGCAAAATGTATCAAAAAAGATGAAGAATCTTTTCAATATCAATTTATCACCTTACTTGATGGACCGAAATATGGAATACTTAAGTCAGATCCTGAATTTAGCAAAGGAAAGATAATCCGCACCAAAGGGAATGCACGCATCACCATATTAGAGAATGAAGAATTTGAAAGACTCATTTTCCTTTCTGGAATAAAATATGAAGAATTAGGAATCAAGATAACTGGAAATGAAATTATTCAATATCCTTCAGAGTTCATTACATTTCATCAATCATTCTCCTATGAAGAATTTATTGAAGGCTTACGACCCATAACCGATGCGGATGGCCGGATCAGTTATTCGGTGAAAGAAGGAATATTCAAGGATTTATGTAGAACTGCATACAACACCTTACTTACGCTTGCAAACATTGATAAAAGGTGGAATGAAGATCAGGACGTTCCACATCTGACTGATGAAGAGACTCAATATGCACTTTCTCTCGCACCAAAAGTCCCATTTTACCTTGTTATCGATGAGATTAACCGGGGAGATATCTCCAGAATCTTTGGCGAACTCATCACATTGCTTGAAAAAGATAAACGCTTACTTGCCCCACATGAGATCACGACAAAACTTCCCTCATCCCGGACGAGATTTGGAATCCCCCCTAACCTTTTCCTGATCGGAACGATGAATACCGCTGACAAATCTATTGCCCTCATTGACATCGCATTACGGAGAAGATTCGGATTTATTGAAATGATGCCGGATTATGATCTCCTCTATCGGACCTTATCCAGCGATGATGAAAGTCTTCTTGAAGTATATTCCATCGCAATTGCACTCCTTCGAACAATCAATCAAAGGATTCTTGAAGAGCATGATAGAGAGCACCAGATAGGGCATAGTTTCCTCCTGAAACTCAAAGATGCCAGGACAAGGGACCAGGCTATATCAGAATTGTCCATGATCTGGTATCATGAAATCATCCCCCTCCTCCATGAATATTTTTACGATGCTCCCAGGAAATTATTCAAGGTCATAGGACCTGAGTTTATGAAGTCAGATCCAAAATGCATCTACTTTTACCCGGAAAAAGAAGGTGAATCCTTCCTGTCTGCATGCAAATCGATCTCAAAGGGTTATGATCTGAATGGGTTATCCTCCACTGACGCTCTTTGA
- a CDS encoding RidA family protein: protein MDLKNDKNTFLLAIACIILGMVLMSLIMVLINMPHKETIYTDQAPKPIGPYSQGVAVNDYEYTSGQIGIDPQTGVLLDTLEDQTHQVMKNLRAILAVSGLEFDDVVNTHIYLTNISDFPTVNAIYSGYMGNETPSRSTVGVASLPKGALVEIEMIAEKSKNL, encoded by the coding sequence ATGGATTTGAAAAACGATAAAAATACTTTCCTGCTCGCAATTGCATGTATTATCCTTGGAATGGTTCTTATGAGTCTGATTATGGTACTGATCAATATGCCACATAAGGAGACTATCTACACCGATCAGGCTCCAAAACCAATCGGGCCGTATAGTCAGGGGGTTGCCGTGAATGATTATGAATATACATCAGGTCAGATCGGGATTGATCCACAGACGGGAGTTCTCCTGGATACATTAGAGGATCAGACTCATCAGGTTATGAAAAACCTCCGGGCAATTCTTGCTGTATCAGGGCTGGAGTTTGATGATGTTGTCAATACTCATATCTACCTGACGAATATCTCTGACTTTCCGACGGTGAATGCGATATATTCCGGCTATATGGGAAATGAAACTCCGTCACGATCAACGGTTGGGGTGGCGAGCCTTCCGAAAGGGGCACTGGTTGAGATTGAGATGATTGCGGAAAAAAGTAAAAATCTGTAA